A section of the Flaviflexus equikiangi genome encodes:
- a CDS encoding DNA gyrase/topoisomerase IV subunit B, producing MSGSRRVLAYYRTVPEYTARHLSVLEGLEAVRKRPGMYIGSTDSRGLMHCLWEIIDNAVDEALDGHADRIGVTLLPDGSVAVADNGRGIPVDEVPGVGLSGVEVVYTKLHAGGKFGGGSYAASGGLHGVGASVVNALSQRLDVEVDRDGRTHRMTFRRGEPGRFADGRTPSPESEFTPFVTDSELEIAGKVAKKKTGTRVRFWPDPQIFPSTTEMSIEAILGRAKQTAFLVPGLTIVIRDERTSDTLEETFHYDGGVVDFVDDLAPDASITQTFHIEGSGTFVETVQTLDKDTGHLVPIETERTCRVDVALSWGQGYETTMKSFVNIIATPVGGTHVQGFEAGLSRAMRKLIETNARRLKITAKDPKIEKEDIMAGLTAVVTVSLPEPQFEGQTKEILGTGPVRGIVNKVIGDGLLEVLSSTKRSQRDETNRLLEKIVAEMRARVAARMHKEISRRKNALETSTMPAKLSDCRSEAVENTELFIVEGDSALGTAKLARNSEFQALLPIRGKILNVQKASPADILRNQEVAAIIQVVGAGSGRTFDVDAARYGKVILMTDADVDGAHIRTLLLTLFFRYMRPLVEAGRVYAAVPPLHRIDVIGRGKAKNEVHYTYSEAELSALLKKLEKQGRRYKEPIQRYKGLGEMDADQLAETTMDPEFRTLRRVSMADEEAIRQAETVFELLMGNDVAPRKEFIVEGSEEVDRARIDV from the coding sequence CGTTGACGAGGCGCTCGATGGTCATGCCGACAGGATCGGAGTCACCCTCCTGCCCGACGGCTCTGTCGCCGTGGCCGATAACGGCCGCGGTATTCCCGTCGATGAGGTTCCCGGCGTGGGTCTCTCCGGCGTTGAGGTCGTCTATACGAAACTCCATGCTGGCGGCAAGTTCGGGGGCGGCTCCTACGCCGCCTCGGGCGGACTGCACGGCGTCGGCGCCTCCGTCGTCAACGCGCTCTCTCAGCGCCTCGACGTCGAGGTCGATCGTGATGGTCGTACGCACCGGATGACGTTCCGCCGGGGTGAGCCCGGCCGCTTCGCAGACGGCCGCACCCCGTCCCCAGAGAGCGAGTTCACGCCGTTCGTCACCGACTCCGAACTGGAGATTGCGGGCAAGGTGGCGAAGAAGAAGACGGGCACGAGGGTGCGGTTCTGGCCGGACCCGCAGATCTTCCCATCGACGACGGAGATGTCGATCGAGGCGATCCTCGGCCGCGCCAAGCAGACGGCGTTCCTCGTTCCCGGACTGACGATCGTCATCCGCGACGAGAGGACGTCCGACACGCTCGAGGAGACCTTCCATTACGACGGCGGTGTCGTCGATTTCGTCGATGACCTGGCTCCCGATGCTTCGATCACGCAGACCTTCCATATCGAGGGCTCGGGAACGTTCGTCGAGACAGTCCAGACCCTCGACAAGGACACCGGTCATCTCGTCCCAATCGAGACGGAGCGGACATGCCGCGTCGACGTGGCGCTCTCATGGGGCCAGGGATATGAGACGACGATGAAATCGTTCGTCAACATCATCGCGACACCGGTGGGCGGCACTCACGTGCAGGGCTTCGAAGCGGGCCTGTCCCGGGCGATGCGGAAGCTGATCGAGACGAACGCCCGCCGCCTGAAGATCACGGCGAAGGATCCGAAGATCGAGAAGGAGGACATCATGGCGGGACTGACCGCCGTTGTCACCGTCTCGCTCCCAGAGCCCCAGTTCGAGGGTCAGACGAAGGAGATTCTCGGTACCGGGCCCGTCCGCGGGATCGTCAACAAGGTGATCGGCGACGGTCTGCTCGAGGTTCTCAGTTCGACGAAGCGTTCCCAGCGGGACGAGACGAACCGTCTGCTCGAGAAGATCGTGGCGGAGATGAGGGCACGGGTCGCGGCCCGCATGCACAAGGAGATATCGCGCCGCAAGAATGCTCTCGAAACATCGACGATGCCGGCGAAACTCTCCGACTGCCGGTCGGAGGCCGTGGAGAACACGGAGCTTTTCATCGTCGAGGGCGACTCGGCTCTGGGCACCGCGAAGCTGGCACGGAACTCGGAGTTCCAGGCGCTGCTTCCGATCCGAGGCAAGATTCTCAACGTTCAGAAGGCCTCGCCTGCCGACATCCTCCGCAATCAGGAAGTGGCGGCGATCATCCAGGTGGTCGGTGCGGGCTCGGGACGAACCTTCGACGTCGATGCCGCGCGGTACGGCAAGGTCATCCTCATGACGGATGCTGACGTGGACGGCGCCCACATCCGCACCCTGCTCCTGACGCTCTTCTTCCGGTACATGCGCCCCCTCGTCGAAGCCGGCCGCGTCTATGCGGCCGTCCCCCCACTCCATCGCATCGATGTCATCGGCCGCGGCAAAGCCAAGAATGAAGTCCACTACACGTATTCGGAAGCGGAGCTGTCTGCCCTTCTCAAGAAGCTCGAGAAGCAGGGCAGGCGATACAAGGAGCCCATCCAGCGGTATAAGGGTCTGGGCGAGATGGATGCCGACCAGTTGGCCGAGACGACCATGGATCCGGAGTTCCGCACGCTCAGGCGAGTATCGATGGCCGATGAGGAGGCTATCAGGCAGGCCGAGACCGTCTTCGAACTGCTCATGGGCAACGATGTGGCCCCGCGCAAGGAGTTTATTGTTGAAGGTTCAGAAGAGGTCGACCGGGCTCGAATCGATGTCTGA